From Endozoicomonas sp. 8E, the proteins below share one genomic window:
- a CDS encoding DUF29 domain-containing protein: MSDLYDTDFYSWSFQQAELIRQGRFSELDLDNLIEEVEDMGKARYRSVKSCLKGLFLHALKWQMQSKKDDMHDMKEWHTSWLISIGKQRDAVQEELEENPSLNNKLDEILPKAYQSARNQAAREMICKPSDFPSECPWTYEEVMTEGWLPDAE; the protein is encoded by the coding sequence ATGAGTGATTTATACGATACCGATTTCTACAGTTGGTCTTTTCAGCAAGCCGAGCTGATCAGGCAAGGTCGTTTTAGCGAGTTGGATTTGGACAACCTGATCGAGGAAGTTGAGGACATGGGCAAAGCTCGTTATCGTTCAGTAAAAAGTTGTCTAAAGGGGCTTTTTTTACATGCGCTTAAATGGCAGATGCAGTCTAAAAAAGATGATATGCACGACATGAAAGAATGGCACACAAGCTGGTTGATCAGTATTGGAAAACAGAGGGACGCTGTACAAGAAGAATTGGAAGAAAACCCTTCTCTCAATAATAAATTGGACGAGATTTTACCAAAAGCTTATCAATCAGCTCGAAATCAGGCAGCTAGAGAAATGATTTGTAAACCTAGTGATTTCCCCAGCGAATGCCCATGGACATATGAGGAAGTGATGACTGAAGGTTGGCTGCCGGATGCTGAGTAA
- a CDS encoding helix-turn-helix transcriptional regulator, which produces MSDLDQYIQDRKARDPEFSDGYDEGYESFKFGVLLKEARKEAGLTQLQLAQKLQTHKSAISRIENNSEDVKLSTIERFAAALGKKLEIRLV; this is translated from the coding sequence ATGAGTGATCTGGATCAATACATTCAAGATAGGAAAGCCCGAGACCCGGAATTTTCCGACGGTTATGATGAGGGCTATGAGTCGTTCAAGTTTGGAGTATTGCTCAAGGAGGCCAGAAAAGAGGCAGGGTTGACCCAGCTCCAGCTGGCACAAAAGCTTCAAACCCATAAAAGCGCGATATCCCGTATCGAAAACAATTCTGAGGATGTAAAACTCTCCACAATTGAGCGCTTTGCTGCCGCCCTGGGTAAAAAGCTGGAAATTCGGCTAGTATAA
- a CDS encoding DEAD/DEAH box helicase family protein codes for MMCPYQVESISRVSERFSDRHRKALIVQATGTGKTRIAIALT; via the coding sequence ATGATGTGTCCTTATCAGGTAGAAAGTATCAGTCGAGTCAGCGAGCGTTTTTCTGACCGTCATCGCAAGGCTTTGATTGTGCAAGCCACAGGCACCGGTAAAACCCGAATCGCCATTGCTCTGACATAA
- a CDS encoding TIGR01620 family protein, with translation MKPTQEKDEFFIPLDQSVELETPESLSNDQNLPLLIDPSLSLKPLRFLSRAAKGILALITILAIWQTVEFFHFLSQTHWALAAVFGLLVAGLIGLLGKAAWEYFGYQKEFKGIDQLQSDAESILKARSCGHARTWLAKLTALYRNKPHQPLLEKALSTLPDYADDAETLQHLDQQLFRNLDKQAISRISRHSQQTAILVAISPLALLDILLSGWRCLKMLDEICQIYGLRPSLSARVRLLKMTLTQMALAGSTELITDQLADLASSKLISTISSQAATGAGIGFYTARIGILAMELCRPMPFTEGQRPGMGKMAKEIISSIRARFQKDSD, from the coding sequence ATGAAACCCACCCAAGAGAAAGACGAATTCTTTATTCCCCTGGATCAAAGTGTTGAGCTGGAAACTCCGGAATCCCTGAGCAACGATCAGAATCTGCCACTATTAATTGATCCCTCGCTATCACTTAAGCCTCTGCGTTTTCTAAGTCGTGCAGCAAAAGGCATCCTCGCCCTGATTACTATTCTGGCCATCTGGCAGACGGTTGAATTCTTTCATTTCCTGAGTCAGACCCACTGGGCACTGGCTGCTGTATTTGGCCTGCTGGTAGCTGGCCTTATCGGCCTGCTGGGAAAAGCAGCCTGGGAATACTTCGGCTATCAGAAAGAATTCAAAGGTATCGACCAGTTACAATCAGACGCTGAGAGTATTCTTAAAGCGCGCTCATGCGGACACGCCAGAACCTGGCTGGCAAAATTAACTGCTCTTTATCGGAATAAGCCCCATCAACCTTTGCTGGAAAAAGCCCTGAGCACATTGCCTGATTATGCGGATGATGCTGAAACCCTGCAGCACCTGGATCAGCAGCTGTTCCGTAATCTGGATAAACAGGCTATCTCCAGAATTTCCCGGCACAGCCAGCAAACGGCGATCCTGGTGGCTATCAGTCCGCTGGCACTGCTGGATATCCTGCTGTCAGGCTGGCGCTGCCTGAAGATGCTGGATGAAATCTGCCAGATTTATGGCCTCCGTCCCTCCCTGTCGGCAAGAGTAAGACTGTTAAAGATGACGCTGACCCAGATGGCTCTGGCTGGCAGCACAGAACTCATCACAGACCAGCTGGCGGATCTGGCCTCCAGCAAACTGATTAGCACGATCAGTAGCCAGGCTGCAACGGGGGCAGGTATCGGTTTCTATACCGCAAGAATCGGTATTCTGGCCATGGAACTGTGCCGCCCGATGCCTTTTACAGAAGGTCAGCGGCCGGGAATGGGGAAAATGGCGAAAGAGATCATCAGCTCAATCCGGGCAAGGTTTCAGAAGGATAGCGACTAA
- a CDS encoding YcjX family protein, whose amino-acid sequence MRKQDLKERLKRAGDRVKSLASSTSLSVAAGVDRLLDQRVCLGITGLSGSGKTTLITSLIHQLRYYPDAALTALPPALQGRLLGVEISPLNDLPLFPYQEGATSLDRQVWPRATRQASGCLLEIKYRARSHIIPGKKPGISRLYLEIHDYPGEWLLDLPLLEMSYHDWCQQSRKLAAAMPEDPFLVQLKSLNVLEPLDEWRLNSLWQQQLDFLKRCQQQGLTMIQPGRLLHLASDSPESHFPFIPLPQRVELSEADQSAAPVDALYRICETNYQHYLKRWVRPFYKNTFQRIDRQLVLIDVLKSLNQGQEAMDNLRLSLTQVLQNFEYGSNNIIRRLIQPRIDRIVFAASKIDQVLPDQHEQVRSLTASLVRESQRQATFKEVDIRCEAIASVRSTTYVDHQGQRVLKGNTEEGPGLLLHPPLPEQYPDNDYWQNSRPWHLRRLLPPVGLQLNIGSRLPHIRLDSVLNDLLGDKFQ is encoded by the coding sequence GTGCGAAAGCAAGACCTCAAAGAGAGATTGAAAAGAGCCGGCGACAGGGTGAAAAGCCTGGCCAGTTCAACGTCACTTTCGGTGGCTGCCGGTGTCGACCGTCTGCTCGACCAAAGAGTCTGCCTGGGGATTACCGGACTAAGTGGTAGCGGCAAGACTACTCTGATCACCAGCCTTATCCATCAGCTTCGTTACTACCCTGATGCTGCTCTGACCGCATTACCACCCGCCCTGCAGGGTCGCTTGCTGGGTGTAGAAATTTCCCCACTCAACGATCTGCCTCTGTTTCCCTACCAAGAGGGCGCCACCTCACTGGACAGGCAAGTCTGGCCCAGAGCCACACGACAGGCGTCGGGATGTTTGCTGGAAATCAAATACCGCGCCCGCAGTCATATAATCCCCGGAAAAAAACCGGGTATTAGTCGCCTTTATCTGGAAATACACGACTATCCTGGGGAATGGTTACTGGACCTTCCACTATTGGAAATGAGTTATCACGACTGGTGCCAGCAAAGCCGAAAACTGGCAGCAGCCATGCCAGAAGATCCTTTTTTAGTTCAACTGAAATCACTGAACGTTCTGGAACCTCTGGACGAGTGGAGGCTGAACTCGCTCTGGCAGCAACAGCTGGATTTTCTGAAACGTTGCCAGCAACAGGGGCTGACGATGATTCAGCCCGGACGTCTGTTGCATCTGGCTTCTGACAGCCCTGAAAGCCATTTCCCATTTATTCCCCTGCCGCAACGGGTGGAGCTGAGTGAAGCGGACCAATCGGCTGCTCCTGTCGATGCGCTCTATCGAATCTGTGAAACCAATTACCAGCATTATCTGAAACGGTGGGTAAGGCCTTTCTACAAAAATACCTTTCAACGCATTGACCGCCAGCTGGTCCTTATCGATGTATTGAAGAGCCTGAATCAGGGGCAGGAAGCCATGGATAATCTGAGGCTGTCACTGACCCAGGTTCTGCAAAACTTTGAATACGGCAGCAACAATATTATTCGCCGACTGATTCAGCCACGGATTGACCGGATTGTCTTCGCAGCCAGTAAAATCGATCAGGTCTTGCCTGATCAGCATGAACAGGTACGATCACTGACAGCGTCTCTGGTCAGAGAGTCACAGCGACAGGCCACTTTTAAGGAGGTTGATATTCGTTGCGAGGCCATCGCCTCTGTCCGCTCCACAACTTATGTTGATCACCAGGGCCAGAGAGTATTGAAAGGCAATACCGAAGAGGGCCCTGGCCTTCTTCTCCACCCTCCCTTGCCAGAGCAGTATCCCGACAATGACTACTGGCAGAATTCCAGACCGTGGCATCTGCGCAGGCTGTTACCTCCGGTCGGACTGCAACTAAACATCGGAAGCCGGTTACCTCACATTCGTCTGGACAGCGTTTTGAATGATCTGCTGGGAGATAAATTTCAATGA
- a CDS encoding HNH endonuclease has translation MYILRLNAAGQPVEWLTWQETVCLYSRDLIRWSLGDIIYRVRGGYNRWLGTQTVIELPSIIACGGKRHFPVRTNPALTNTSLFERDNHQCMYCGKFLTRRFLTRDHILPTSRGGQDDWMNVVAACKRCNQFKSDRLLEELDMTLVALPYRPNAAEYLALVNSHRILPEQADYLSSQFSKNCRWSLHPDRLDKEPAQLIDDFI, from the coding sequence ATGTATATTCTGCGACTGAATGCTGCCGGACAACCGGTGGAGTGGCTGACCTGGCAGGAGACAGTCTGTCTCTACTCGAGAGACCTGATCCGCTGGAGCCTTGGTGACATCATTTATCGGGTAAGAGGTGGCTATAACCGATGGCTTGGCACCCAGACGGTCATTGAATTACCCAGCATTATTGCCTGTGGTGGTAAACGACACTTCCCTGTCCGCACTAATCCAGCCTTAACTAACACTTCTCTTTTCGAACGTGATAATCACCAGTGCATGTACTGTGGCAAGTTCCTGACACGCCGGTTTTTGACCCGCGACCATATTCTGCCTACTTCAAGGGGCGGACAAGACGACTGGATGAATGTGGTGGCTGCCTGCAAGCGATGCAATCAATTTAAAAGTGATCGTTTGCTGGAAGAACTGGATATGACATTGGTGGCGTTACCCTATCGACCAAATGCTGCTGAATATCTGGCTTTGGTGAATAGCCACCGGATTTTGCCGGAGCAGGCGGATTATCTCAGCAGCCAGTTTTCTAAAAACTGTCGCTGGAGTCTTCATCCGGATCGTCTGGACAAAGAGCCTGCACAACTGATTGATGACTTCATCTAA
- a CDS encoding antibiotic biosynthesis monooxygenase encodes MILEVAILDVKSGQEVGFERAFAQAQGIIASMKGYINHQLQKCLEKDSRYLLLVNWDTLEDHTEGFRGSEEYQEWKRLLHHFYDPFPEVDHYTNTLISSFPPE; translated from the coding sequence ATGATACTGGAAGTAGCCATCCTGGATGTAAAGTCGGGCCAGGAGGTTGGGTTTGAACGAGCCTTTGCCCAGGCACAGGGCATCATTGCCAGCATGAAGGGTTACATTAACCATCAGCTACAAAAATGTCTGGAGAAAGATAGCCGTTATCTGCTTTTGGTGAACTGGGATACACTGGAAGATCACACAGAAGGCTTTAGAGGGTCAGAAGAGTATCAGGAGTGGAAACGATTGCTGCATCACTTTTATGATCCCTTTCCAGAGGTGGATCACTACACCAACACTTTAATAAGTAGTTTCCCCCCTGAATAA
- a CDS encoding acyltransferase encodes MDSHPARRIRPMSSKREPVFYLDLLRVVAAVAVIIIHVLGPYRDLYGQIPMSDWLTAVTFNSFSRWCVPIFIMITGMLFLSDKRPFDLDYFLRRRVMKVLVPFLFWAVFYSFLAGLTPTFDYQWTRAIDTLKELPYESTWYHLGFYYYFIPLYLVIPFLRPAVHTMPDDLLKFMAGVWLWLTLSYLIRIETFWHINTLLYGGYLIWGYCLAKYDTRKHQPLIIAGGIIGLMLTLGGVLWLSTDKGAYSFGRFNSYKTINTVLVATMVFCLAKHYGDRIQGRSKNIISMFSRYSLGIYLVHPLLLWPVRAYDLYPASAIIMIPFWTVVTLLASTAFVWLLSRSRLTHWMVP; translated from the coding sequence ATGGACAGTCACCCAGCAAGAAGAATCAGGCCAATGTCATCAAAAAGAGAACCTGTGTTTTATCTGGATCTATTACGTGTTGTGGCCGCAGTAGCCGTGATTATTATCCACGTATTGGGACCCTATCGTGACCTTTACGGGCAAATTCCCATGTCGGACTGGCTCACAGCCGTCACCTTTAACAGTTTTTCCCGCTGGTGCGTTCCCATTTTTATCATGATCACCGGCATGTTGTTTTTATCAGACAAACGCCCTTTTGACCTGGATTACTTCCTCAGACGACGGGTGATGAAAGTTCTGGTGCCCTTCCTTTTCTGGGCCGTGTTTTATTCCTTTCTGGCAGGACTCACACCCACTTTTGATTACCAGTGGACCAGGGCCATTGATACCCTGAAAGAACTCCCCTATGAAAGCACCTGGTACCACCTTGGCTTCTATTACTATTTTATTCCTCTTTATCTTGTCATTCCTTTTCTGAGACCTGCTGTTCACACCATGCCCGATGATCTGCTTAAATTTATGGCCGGGGTCTGGTTATGGCTGACATTGAGTTACCTAATCAGGATCGAGACTTTCTGGCATATCAATACACTCCTGTACGGTGGTTATTTAATCTGGGGTTACTGCCTTGCAAAGTATGATACCCGCAAGCATCAACCATTGATTATTGCTGGCGGTATTATTGGGCTGATGCTTACTTTAGGTGGTGTGCTCTGGCTCAGCACCGACAAGGGAGCCTACAGCTTTGGTCGATTTAACTCCTATAAAACCATTAATACCGTTCTTGTGGCGACCATGGTCTTCTGTCTTGCCAAGCACTATGGCGACAGGATTCAGGGTAGAAGTAAAAACATTATTTCCATGTTCAGCCGTTACAGTCTGGGCATTTATCTGGTACATCCTCTTCTGCTCTGGCCCGTCAGAGCCTACGACCTCTATCCAGCCAGCGCCATTATCATGATTCCCTTCTGGACTGTTGTGACCTTACTGGCCAGTACCGCTTTCGTCTGGCTACTCAGTCGAAGTCGTTTAACCCACTGGATGGTTCCCTGA
- a CDS encoding HAD-IIA family hydrolase — MSKSVICDIDGVILHDNSLIPGADDFIHSMQERDISLIMLTNYPSQTEKDLQNRFASAGITIPESCFFTSAMATAEFLKRQEGQKAYVIGEGALVHELYKAGFTITDINPDFVVVGETKNYNWNMIHTGARFVSEGARFIATNPDTHGPKMTPACGALCAPIERITGKKPFYVGKPSAWIIRAALNRMESHSDNTVIVGDNLRTDILAGFQAGLETILVLSGVSRLADIDQVPYKPNHIFDCVADIDII; from the coding sequence ATGTCTAAAAGCGTGATTTGTGACATTGACGGCGTAATCCTGCATGACAACTCCCTGATCCCCGGTGCTGATGATTTCATTCACAGTATGCAGGAGCGGGACATCTCCCTGATCATGCTGACCAACTACCCCTCCCAGACCGAAAAAGATCTGCAAAACCGCTTTGCTTCTGCTGGTATCACTATCCCGGAAAGTTGCTTTTTCACTTCCGCCATGGCCACTGCGGAATTCCTTAAACGACAGGAAGGTCAGAAAGCTTATGTTATCGGCGAAGGTGCCCTGGTTCACGAACTGTATAAGGCTGGCTTCACCATTACCGATATCAATCCGGACTTTGTTGTCGTGGGTGAAACCAAGAACTATAACTGGAACATGATCCACACCGGTGCCCGGTTTGTCTCTGAAGGGGCACGCTTTATTGCCACAAATCCCGATACCCACGGCCCCAAAATGACTCCGGCCTGTGGTGCACTGTGTGCTCCTATCGAGCGGATTACAGGCAAAAAACCCTTCTATGTAGGCAAGCCCAGTGCCTGGATTATCCGTGCCGCCCTGAACAGGATGGAGTCACACTCAGACAATACCGTCATTGTGGGTGACAACCTGCGCACCGATATTCTTGCAGGCTTTCAGGCTGGTCTTGAAACCATACTGGTTTTATCCGGTGTATCACGCCTCGCCGATATCGATCAGGTTCCATACAAGCCCAACCATATTTTCGATTGTGTAGCGGATATTGATATTATCTAA
- a CDS encoding type II toxin-antitoxin system HipA family toxin, whose product MNRFDEWPEKMNRVRVHTPAGKAGVLDFDRGSFSFSYAEPGEDISLTMPQRIASYNSGALHPVFQMNIPEGYVRERLTERLRRYIKVNDVLFLALQQHRGMGRLSYESDLVLEPAGHESLDALINWDRRESVFDYLLDKYLLNTAAVSGVQPKLLVNTQKSSERGALVEPELIVKTGGDEYENLALNEFICMSIARECGISVPEFWLSQNEELFIMKRFDLLKGQSLGMEDFAVLMKRSGDDKYVGSYEHVAKVVQLYTKDTQQSDQIFDYVAISCLLGNGDAHLKNFSLVYDSICPLTELRLSPLYDVVNTTVYKSDAHDLALKMEQSREFPDQDKLVRFGKGIGVKNPSKRLEEMADIARDYINGFDRWESFPELRTALEKSIARAMSITGSGVRYNVKRNKKRKTDRYL is encoded by the coding sequence TTGAATCGCTTCGATGAATGGCCAGAAAAAATGAATCGGGTCCGGGTTCACACTCCGGCAGGGAAAGCTGGAGTGTTGGACTTTGACCGGGGTTCTTTTTCCTTTTCTTATGCAGAACCCGGTGAAGACATCTCTTTGACGATGCCACAAAGAATAGCTTCTTATAATAGCGGGGCGCTTCATCCTGTTTTTCAGATGAATATCCCTGAAGGCTATGTCAGGGAAAGGCTAACTGAACGACTAAGGAGGTATATTAAGGTCAACGATGTGTTGTTTCTGGCACTTCAGCAGCATCGCGGAATGGGTCGACTCAGTTACGAAAGTGATCTGGTTCTGGAACCAGCAGGGCATGAAAGCCTTGATGCTCTTATAAATTGGGATCGTCGTGAAAGTGTCTTTGATTATCTTCTGGACAAATACCTTTTGAACACGGCAGCGGTATCGGGCGTTCAGCCAAAACTTCTGGTCAACACTCAGAAGTCCAGTGAAAGAGGAGCTTTGGTTGAACCTGAACTGATCGTTAAAACCGGTGGAGATGAGTATGAGAATCTGGCACTGAATGAGTTCATCTGTATGAGTATCGCCCGAGAGTGTGGCATCAGTGTTCCAGAGTTTTGGCTGTCACAGAATGAAGAGCTATTTATCATGAAGCGCTTTGATCTTTTAAAGGGGCAGTCATTAGGCATGGAAGATTTTGCTGTATTGATGAAAAGATCGGGTGATGACAAGTATGTGGGCAGCTATGAACACGTCGCTAAAGTTGTACAACTTTATACAAAAGATACGCAGCAGAGTGATCAGATTTTTGATTATGTAGCCATCAGTTGTTTATTAGGCAATGGCGATGCCCATTTGAAAAACTTTTCATTAGTTTATGACAGTATTTGTCCATTAACAGAGTTAAGGCTTTCTCCTCTTTATGATGTCGTCAACACGACAGTGTACAAAAGTGATGCTCATGATCTGGCTTTGAAGATGGAGCAGAGCCGGGAGTTTCCAGATCAGGACAAACTGGTGAGATTTGGCAAAGGTATTGGTGTTAAAAATCCTTCAAAAAGATTGGAAGAGATGGCGGACATTGCCAGAGATTATATTAACGGCTTTGATCGTTGGGAGTCGTTTCCAGAACTCAGAACTGCCCTGGAGAAGTCCATTGCCAGAGCTATGTCGATAACCGGCTCTGGCGTTAGATACAACGTCAAAAGGAATAAAAAGAGAAAGACTGATCGTTATCTGTGA
- a CDS encoding helix-turn-helix domain-containing protein, translating to MKMNTIGQQCRDRRKARGWNQTEAAKQAKTTRSVISAIENDRYRGALWALNNYLGLLGLELTVKDAERPTWDDLDELFKYE from the coding sequence ATGAAAATGAATACTATTGGACAGCAATGTCGAGATCGCCGAAAAGCCAGGGGTTGGAATCAGACCGAGGCTGCCAAACAGGCTAAAACTACCCGAAGTGTTATCTCAGCCATAGAAAACGATCGATACCGGGGAGCTTTGTGGGCTCTGAACAATTATCTTGGGTTGCTGGGTCTGGAGCTGACGGTCAAAGATGCTGAAAGACCCACATGGGATGATCTTGATGAGTTATTTAAATACGAATAG
- a CDS encoding TetR/AcrR family transcriptional regulator has protein sequence MNAIIRLTDAKEALVRAAEKLIAERGLDAVSDREIARAAGQKNNSAVQYHFGDRAGLINAILDFRMIPLNQKRHEMLDELLNRKEPPTTRDLVKVLLLPYMENLKTSREDSSYTSLVSQLFQRGNQQILAMDPPRSSSLVRMTEAFATTLPHLSVKERHARLTFMGSMVVHTVARWDQQCRLDPETWTPEHIVQQTRFLIEFLAGGMDQDALQREPESRS, from the coding sequence ATGAATGCAATTATACGTCTGACAGACGCTAAGGAAGCGCTGGTAAGAGCAGCGGAAAAACTGATAGCCGAAAGAGGGCTGGATGCGGTTTCAGATCGTGAAATAGCCAGAGCCGCAGGACAGAAGAATAACTCTGCTGTTCAGTACCATTTTGGTGACCGGGCCGGATTGATTAATGCCATTCTGGATTTCCGGATGATCCCTCTCAACCAAAAACGTCACGAAATGCTGGATGAACTCCTTAACCGCAAGGAACCTCCAACAACCAGAGATCTGGTTAAGGTTCTGTTGCTTCCCTATATGGAAAACCTTAAAACCTCAAGAGAGGATAGCTCCTATACCAGCCTGGTCAGTCAGCTGTTCCAGCGCGGTAACCAGCAGATCCTTGCCATGGATCCCCCCAGAAGCAGCTCTCTGGTTCGTATGACTGAAGCATTTGCTACCACCCTGCCACACTTGAGTGTCAAAGAGCGCCATGCCCGGCTCACTTTCATGGGTTCTATGGTGGTTCACACGGTAGCTCGCTGGGATCAGCAGTGTCGTCTGGACCCTGAGACCTGGACTCCGGAACATATTGTTCAGCAGACCCGGTTCCTCATTGAGTTTCTGGCGGGCGGGATGGATCAGGATGCTCTGCAGAGAGAGCCGGAATCAAGGTCCTGA
- a CDS encoding isovaleryl-CoA dehydrogenase — MSYLTFNFNLGETNDLLREQVRQFCDHEIAPLAQEIDRSNQFPMNLWQKLGEMGLLGITAEEEFGGSGMGYLAHVIAMEEISRASASVALSYGAHSNLCVNQISCNGNIEQKQKYLPKLISGEHIGALAMSEPNAGSDVISMKLKAEKKGDRYILNGNKMWITNGPDAHTYVIYAKTEPGKGSRGITAFIVERDARGFSRAQKLDKLGMRGSNTCELVFEDCEVPAENVLGNVNEGVAVLMSGLDYERVVLSGGPTGIMQACMDIVIPYIHDRKQFGKSIGEFQLIQGKVADMYSQMNASKAYLYAVASACDRGESTRKDAAGVILYCAERATQMALEAIQILGGNGYINEYPTGRLLRDAKLYEIGAGTSEIRRMLIGRELFQESC, encoded by the coding sequence ATGAGCTACCTGACATTCAACTTCAATCTGGGTGAAACCAATGATCTGCTGAGAGAGCAGGTCAGACAGTTTTGCGATCATGAAATTGCTCCGCTTGCACAGGAAATCGACAGGAGCAACCAGTTCCCCATGAACCTCTGGCAGAAGCTCGGAGAGATGGGTTTGCTCGGTATAACAGCAGAAGAAGAGTTTGGCGGTTCTGGCATGGGTTATCTCGCGCATGTCATCGCTATGGAAGAGATCAGCCGCGCTTCCGCCTCCGTTGCGCTCAGTTATGGCGCACACTCTAATCTGTGCGTAAATCAGATCAGTTGCAACGGCAACATAGAACAAAAACAGAAATACCTTCCCAAGTTGATTAGTGGTGAACACATCGGTGCTCTGGCCATGAGCGAACCCAACGCAGGGTCTGATGTTATCAGTATGAAACTGAAAGCCGAAAAAAAAGGCGACAGATATATTCTGAATGGCAATAAAATGTGGATCACCAATGGCCCTGATGCCCACACCTACGTCATTTATGCCAAAACCGAACCCGGAAAAGGCTCCCGGGGAATCACCGCATTCATCGTTGAACGAGACGCCAGGGGTTTCTCTCGCGCACAAAAGCTGGACAAACTGGGTATGAGAGGCTCGAACACCTGTGAGCTGGTGTTTGAAGATTGCGAAGTGCCTGCAGAAAATGTACTGGGCAACGTCAATGAAGGGGTAGCTGTACTCATGAGTGGTCTGGACTATGAAAGGGTCGTTCTGTCCGGTGGCCCGACCGGCATTATGCAAGCCTGCATGGATATCGTGATCCCCTACATCCACGATCGTAAACAGTTTGGCAAATCCATTGGTGAATTTCAGCTGATTCAGGGCAAAGTGGCTGACATGTATAGCCAGATGAATGCCAGTAAAGCTTACCTTTATGCGGTTGCGTCAGCCTGTGATCGTGGTGAAAGTACCCGCAAAGACGCAGCCGGTGTCATTCTTTATTGTGCAGAGCGCGCTACTCAGATGGCACTGGAGGCCATTCAGATTCTGGGAGGCAATGGCTACATCAATGAATACCCGACAGGTCGCCTGCTCAGAGACGCCAAACTCTATGAGATAGGTGCCGGTACATCAGAAATCCGTCGTATGCTGATTGGCAGGGAGCTGTTCCAGGAGTCTTGCTAA